CGAATGCGTTCCCGATGACCGACCACATATTGTGGCATCGCTTCGCGCCAGCGAAAAACTCGTTGGAAGAGGGGTGGGGATTTAACCTTGAGTAACTCTTGAAGTTGCTGCTGGACGAGCGTCACGAGTTGTTCATCCGATTGTTCCAGTAGCTCGGGTTGCAGCGCACCGCCGACAAACACGCGAAACAGTTCAAGTCCCTCGGGTGCCCGCCCTGGAAACTTCAAGCTTGGACAACTGATCGCTAAAATCTGCCGATTTTCCTGAGACGGAACAACACAACCAAATGCGTTCAAAGGACGACCGATTTCCTGCTTGCGGTAAGCGACACAGACAACCGCCGAACTGGCCGAGGAAATCGCTTGCAAGTTTTGTGAAAGCTGAGGCAGCGTCCGCTTGAAAATTTTGGCGGAGATGCGAGTCGGGGTCGCGGCCACGACACCGTCAAACAATTCTCGCGTCGTTTCGGTTACCACATGCCATCGATCCTGATCTGCAGCGGTGATTTCCTTGACGGCACAATGGGTGCGGATTGATGTTTGTTTGAGGCGACTTTCAATCGCCTCAACCAAGGAAGACATTCCGCGCTTGGGGGCAACGAACAAGCTATAACGAGCTCCCCGCGTCTTGGACGATTGCGAACTTTGTTTTTTCCGGTGCTGCATACCTCGATAAAGACTACCGTGCTCTCGAACTAATTCGACCATTTGAGGCAAAGCCGCCTGCACGCTCAATTGCGCCGGATCTGCCGTGTAGATGCCGGCAACCAAGGGTTCTACAAGTCGTTGAAATGCCTCCCGCCCCAATCGCCTTGTCGCGAACTCAGCCAACGACTCCTCGCCCGCGTCGCGAGGCTCACGAATCAGGGGTTCGCAAATCAACCTCAACTTACCCCACGGCGAGAGCAACCCGGAGGTCAAAAGAGGTGTTAATCGCGAAGGGGCCATCAACTGAAAACCGGCTGGCACAGGGTACAACTTTCCGCGCCAACAAACCTTGGCTCCGCGAAACTTTTGATTGGTGGAAATCAGCTGATCGGAAAAACCGATTCGTTGACAAAGATTTTCAGCCCAGGGGGCCGTTGGCCCCCGCAAAAAATTATCTGCCGCTTGTTCCAGCAGATAACCTTCCTGAAAATGTGTTCGCAGGACGCCTCCCAGCTGATCGGAGCCGTCAAACAACGTAACCGACCAATCCGGCTTACGTTCCGCGAAACGATGCGCGGCAGCTAAACCGCTCATTCCGCCCCCAATTACGGCAATCGCTGGCTTTTTGGCTTCTTGTGTGTTCACCTCCTCATGATAAGACAGAGTTCCTCGAGGATACAGACGCCATGAGGAACTCGACAACACCTTTTCGATCAGATCGACAGCTGGACCTTGACAGGGCAGGACGTGGTGTTTAATCAAGTAGCAGTCGTCGAGCGAACCTCTATTCGATCTAGATGAACCGAGAACCGTAACAAACCTGGGAGAGATACCTTGAAGCTTGGCGAAACCACGATCGATGACACCTTCGCCGAAGCATTCGGCATGAAGTACAGCCGTCTTATCATTACAGCTCATGATCAGCACTGGCTTGACGCGGCGATGCGAGAATTCACCGGATTCAGTTCATCCGTGATCGCATGTGATCTCGAAACGGGTGTCGAACTGCAAATACCGCCCGATTCAACACCGGACGGTCGCCCTGGAGCCTCCGTCTTGTGTTTTGGGTTTTCCCGCGATGCATTGGCAGAAGCGATCCCAATCCGCACAGGACAATGCCTAATGACCTGTCCGAGCACCGCTGTGTTTGACGGCCTTGCGAATCAGGAAAAACGTATTCCATTAGGCAAACACATTCGTTTTTTCGGGGATGGTTTCCAGAAAAGCAAGGTCGTCGGCTCGCAGCGTTTCTGGCGTATCCCAGTCATGGACGGCGAGTTTTTGGTACAAGATCAGATCGGTGTTGCTCAAGGTGTGGCTGGCGGCAACATCATCATCCAAGCCACTACCCAAGTCGCTGCTTTAGAATCCGCCGCACGAGCCGTCTCAGCGATCACCGGTTTGGCAGGCACCATCACCCCCTTCCCAGGGGGCGTTGCTCGCAGCGGAAGCAAGGTAGGATCGAAGTACAAGGCACTCAAGGCATCGACCAGTGACCCCTACTGCCCCACACTACGAGGCCGCGTAGCAACAAAGTTGTTCGATGGAGTGAATAGCGCGCTAGAAATCGTGATTGACGGTGTCGATGAAGCCGCGGTGGGCGAAGCAATGTCCGTAGGGATGCGCGCGGCGGCGGGAGACCAGATTGTTGCAATCAGCGCGGGTAATTATGGCGGGCAACTCGGAAAGCATCATTTTCACCTGCAAAAGCTCTGTGATTCGAACAACCTGTGATTCGAACCGGCCTCAGCATCGACGTGACAACTCCCGGCTACTCAAGGTCAGCTTCGACCGTCAGATCTAACCGTCGAAAGATGGGGGCATGACGGTAATAAACCTCAAGCGTACAGATGGCTAACGCCGTCATGTAAATCCGACCGCCCGCTTGAGCATGGGGACCGCGAGGCTGCCAACTGCCTGCCTCATGTCCGCTCTTTAATTGGGTCTGCACAAGAATTTCTCGGAGACGACGATTCCAACGCTCCCAATCTACGCCACCCGCATGATGCATGACTTGCGAAGCGTAGTACCAATAATAGATATTTGGTTTTTTGCGTTGGGGTGGAAACCGTTCCACCAAATTCGTGACGCCAGCTTGCATCCCAGGATCATCGAATGTCCATCCTGTGTACATACGACACAAGATCGCTTCTGCCGTCATGACATGATCTGGCGAACGTTTTCTTTGATAGGAGTAAGAAAACCCATCACGGTCTCGGACAGTATCCAGATATTGGCCGGCCAATTCAAGCGTTTCCTCTGGAACCTGAAGTCCAGCGATACGAGCACTCTGCAACGCCATGACTTGCCAACCAAGCACACTCGTGTCACCCGCCTCACCAGGTCGATAACGCCATCCCCCCACCGGATGCTGCGCCTCCACAATGAAGTCAATCGCTCGCTGTGCGGGATCCCGCAACATTTCGTCGCCGGTCATCGCGTAGGCTTCGCACAAAACAATCGCCCCTTGTCCATGCGCATACATGCCAGAGGTACCTTGCGAGTCGATCCTCAAATCGCCATTCGCTCCCTGATTTTCAATCAACCAGCGAAGGCCACGAGCAACTTGATCTCGATAGATCCCTGTCAGGTGGGTCTGGCCAGCACCCAAGAACGGCAACAAACTTAAAGAGGTTGCCGCCGAGTCGCTCACAATGCTGCCCCGCCCCTTGCAGCGACCTCGACACGTTTCGCAGTGGGCAAAACGATCTAAACTCCAACTGCCATTTTCGCTCTGATGCCGTGAGAGCCAGCGCAGACCGCGCGCTACAGCCGCCTCGGTCAACGTCGTGCCACCTTCACGCTTCACCATTTCCACCCGAACGCGAGGATCGCGAACTGCAAACGTTCGTTGGGATTTAGCTGATCCAATCGTCTCTCTAATTTTTTCCAATGGAGCAAGATAAGGATCATCGGCATTCGCGTCCAAACGGATCTGCCGCGCTTCTTGATCCGCCAAGACTAACGCCTGCTTTTGCCGCTGGTTACGCGGCCGATCCTCCTCCGGAACCGGCAAATCATAGTCGGGTACTACATCGGGTTTGACTTCGACCCGCCCTCCTTCCCGAACATCGCGACTGACAGCCGTCGACAGCAAAATCTGTTTCAGCGAGGATTCTTCCGACATCGTTAACAGCGCTAACAGAGTCAACAAGCCCAAGTGCAACAACAAACTAACGAGCCAAGCCGGAATGTCGGTCAAGAGTGTTCCCAGGCTCCGCCGGCGAGCGGGCACAACCGACGCACGAACAGTGCGACTCGGCTGGCGCGGAGGCTCTCGCAATACGGTCGCGGCTTGTACCGGCACCGCCAACTTGACCGCCGGTCGGATGTGGGGTGATTCGTAGCCCGCGCCAGGACTCACAGTACGACGGTCGTTGCCCTTCGCAGGTCCGCGCGAGCGTAGCGGACGATCCAATGAGCCAGTGGATCCGCCCGCAGCCAACACGGGACGACGACTCGGCGCCCGATGTTCGATTAAACGCCGTTGAAGCTCCGTCAACTCGATACTAATTCCACAGGACCAACAATCAGCCAACATCAACCAGACTCGAATCGCCATCGGAGCGCCGCAATCGGGGCAATCACAAAGGATCGAGTTACTATCGATCTCGATCCCATTCAGGGACGCGACGCGAACCATGTGCTTCGCTCGGGGCTCCCGATCTAAATAATTCAGGGGTAACGGTCCGGAGGAATTTAAATCAAGAACGGGCAGCGGCGCAGCGGGCGGATTGAAATCCCCAGCACTCGGGTCGAGCGTCGAATCGCCGTCTTCTGAACGAAAAAACTGAGAAGCCATGCAAGGACAACTCCATGAGCAAACGCATCAATCCACACGGCAAAAAATAAAGCTCCAGAACCCCTTGAGTGTATCCGACACCGAAGATTTCGTGAATGGAACGTGCAGAGGCCGGATTCTCAACCTCCAACCTGCAAACAGACCACCCGCCGTATTCAAGGGAATTCTCACAAAGAGTTATGCGATGGCAGACAATTTCGAGCCAAATCGTTAACATAGAAAGGTCGCTACCAAGGAGTCTCCATCTTGGATTCCGATCGATCGGTCGGCAGAAGATTACCGATTTCCGCCAAACTTGCGGGCAACCCGTAGCGATCGCGCAGCGGCATTTCACCTGGACTGGGCTAGGTGATCCACAACAAATCGACCGTGCCTGCCCAAACCAGCCGTTTTGCCACGGTTGCAGATGGCTCTAGGAGAGTTTGATGGCAACTGATTCAGCCAGCTTGATTCATGATCTGGGAAACAACATCGCCCAGGTCGTCCTCGGCAAAGTCGAGGTGATTCGACTCTGCTTGGTGGCACTGCTATCCGGCGAACATGTGCTGTTGGAAGATGTGCCCGGCGTGGGCAAAACACTGGTTGCGAAAGCGTTATCCAAAAGCGTTAACGGCTCATTTTCTCGAGTTCAATTCACACCCGACTTACTGCCGAGTGACATTATTGGCAGCAGCATTTACGACGCAAACACAGGCAGCTTCGACTTCAATGCTGGGCCGATTTTTTCCAACGTCGTCTTGGCAGACGAGATCAATCGCACACCTCCCCGCACACAGAGCGCTTTACTGGAAGCGATGAGCGACGGCCAAGCTTCCGTCGACGGGACGACGCACCAACTACCAGAACCATTCATCGTCATCGCGACACAGAATCCGTTTGAGTTCGAAGGCACTTATCCGCTCCCGGAAAGTCAGCTCGATCGTTTCCTCATTCGGATCTCGATGGGTTACCCCGACCGTGATGAAGAACGTCAAGTTTTACTTAATCATCGCGATGCTGAACCGGTCAGCCTACTAAAGCCTGTTATCACGTCGGAGCAAATCGTCGAACTCCAGTCAGCCGTTCGGCAGATCACCGTCGAAGAATCAATTTACGACTATTTATTGGATATTGTGACAGCGACACGAGAATGCAAGGAACTCCATGTTGGCGTGAGCACACGTGGAGCTATCTGTTTCTATCGAGCGTCTCAAGCGCTCGCAAAGATCGATGGTCGATCGTACGTCACGCCAGATGACATCAAGCATCTGGCCATTCCTGTGCTCGCGCATCGCGTGGTCCGGAAGGGATATTCAAACGGTAACCAGCGCGCGGCCGTGGAGAAACTTATCCAACGATTAGTCGAAGATGTACGGGCTCCCAGCTAACCTTTCGAAGTACAGAAGTCTGAAAGGACTCGTACTCCGTTTGAATTGACACCCAAACCATAGTTCACCACTTACGACGCCGGTTTCAGATGGCAAAACGCATCCACATTTCCATTCCGAAAGAAACCTGGGTGTATCTCATGATTCTCGGTGTTGTGATCGTGGGTGCGATCATCCGTGAAATCAACCTTCTGATTATTCTCTCAGGACTCTTGTTTGGGCCGTTATGTATTAGCTGGTACTTGGTTCGTTCCACCTTAAAGGGGATCAAGATCGAGCGGAAATTCCCCAACTCCGTTTTCCCGGGTGAGCTTCTATTGGTTGACGTCGATCTCAAGAATGACAAACGGCGACTGGATAGTTGGGCTTTGATTTACGGAGACGGAATTAGCCACGCCAATCCCAGGCGAGAGATTCCCCGCAAATCCGTTCAATGCTTAGTTCCCTATGTGAAGGCAAAGGCCACCGAACGAACGACCTATCGTTGCCGACTCTGGGAACGGGGCCGCTATCGTCTGGGGCCAGCGGCACTTTCAACCAAAATGCCGTTGGGATTGTTACGCGGTGACACGACCATTTCGCGGACCGATGAATTTTTGGTGCTCCCGCAGATCGGCAGGTTGACGGGTCAATGGAAGCACTTAGTCCAGGTCGATCGACCCGGTCAACGGAGCTGGCATCGCAGGCAGGGCCAGATCGAGGGCGACTTTTATGGCCTGCGAGACTGGCGTTCCGGTGACTGTCGTCGCTGGATCCACTGGCGCTCATCGGCAAAACGAAATCAGCCGGTGGTCCGACAGTTTGAGCAACTCCGAACACGCGACTTCATCATCCTGCTGGACCTTTGCTTCGACGAAGCCCTCGATCCGGCAGCAAAACGGACCCAATCACTGGCCGCCGAACGGGCCATTAGTTTCGCAGCCACCGTCATCACAGAACAGGTGCACCAGGGCTCAGGACAGTTGACATTGGGCATCGCTTCCGAACAAGCTCGCATGATACGAGGACCTAGCAGCTCGGCGTTACTGAATGAATCTCTGGAGTTATTGGCTGAAGCTCGCGCAACCTCAACAGATTGTTTGAATGACTTACTTTCACAAGTGATCGGTCAACTGAATCGAGACGATCAAGTCGTCTTGGTTTCAACTCGCAAGACCGGCTTTCTCGATCCGACGCGAATTGCTGGCGATCAAATTGACTCTGAGCAGCGCACCCGCTTCGCTCAATCAATCTGCATCGACACTTCCGATCCATCGTTTTCGGAGCTATTCGAAATCGATGCTCTCGAGGAGCTTGCCAGCTCGGACAAATAAAAACGATGGAACACACAACACCCAACCCAACGGCTGACACATCGATCAAGATAGAATCGTTATTGCAAATAACGGTTTTGACTCTCGTTGTACTCAGCACATTATTACTCTCGATGGGACAACAGAAGCTAATCTATGCTTTTGCCGCGTTAGCTGCCGCGGTAATCTCGTTCACAGTGACCGACATGAAAGGCTACCTGCAGCTTGGCAGCAAAGCGGCTTCGGTCGCTTCCCTCCTGGCCTGTCTGCTGCTACTGGTCCAAGTCGTTCGCAATGTGGAACAGAGCCAACTTTTGAATGTGGCAAATATGCTGGTTTGCCTGCAGATCATCTTGATGTTCGAAAAGAAGAACGACCGCATTTATTGGTCGCTCCTCTCGCTCAGTCTTCTGCAAGTCATTGTGGCAGCAGCCCTCAATCTGGGGTTATTGTTTGGAATTCTCCTCGGCATTTACATGCTGATCGCGGTAGCAGCACTCACCTTCTTCCACGTATTTCGAGTAACAAGACCCTTCACAAGTACCAGCCGAGAGGCAACTCATCACGTCGGAGATGGGATGCCTGCCGGCGGCTTGATCGTGACGGAAGAAGCCGATGCTGCGTCGCGAATCCTGAATGGCAGCTATGTCAATCGTCTTGTGTGGATGGTTTGCGTAACAACCCTTTCGACGATCGTCGTGTTCTATGCCATTCCGCGCTTCAACAACAATCCCTGGGAAAGCCCCACTCAAGACACCTCAACGGTAGGATTCACGAACCAAGTCGATCTAACGGATATGTCTCGAATCCTAGAGAGTCCGGAACAAGTGATGCGGGTTGAGTTTTCGACATTGGGAGGCGAACCCTACCAGATCGACACAGAACCTTATTTACGCGGCACGGTCCTTTCCGAATACCGCGAAGACGGTGGATTTTGGCGTGAGTTCAAAACACCGCAAGCCATCCGCTCGATCAACAACCGGGATGAACCGGACATGTCCCAAGTCGTTTTACAACGCATTACGCTGCAGCCCGGCTCGCATTCCGTACTGTTCAATGTGGCACCCTGCTATGCGGCTTTCGCCGACACTCCCGCGGATTTGCAACTTAACGAACATACGCGCCAGTTGACGCCGAGTGAAAACGACAACTCGAACAAGGGCACCTATCGATACACCCTTTCCACTACTGCATTTCGGAATGGATGGCAAAAAGACTTGATCCCTGTGCTCCGCCCCCTCGCTCAAGCCCACGGTGATCAGTCACGGGAAATCTACACGCGCGAAGAATGGCTCCAAAAGTCACCTCAAGTCACCGCAATCGCAGAACAAGTGTTGGTTGAACAAGGACTAACAGAAACGAATTCCTTTTTCCGCGCAAAATCTCTCGAAGAACACTTCCAAGTTTCCGGACAATATTCGTATTCACTCGATGGCAGCCAAGAACGAAATCCGGAATTAGATCCCATCGAAGACTTTGTTGCCAATCATCGCACTGGACATTGTGAGTATTTTGCCAGTGCGTTAACGCTGATGTTACGCAGCCAAAGAATTCCCGCTCGGATTGTTGTCGGCTACAAAGGCGGAGACTTCAATACGCTCGGCAATTACTACATTGTGCGACAGTTACACGCGCATGCCTGGGTCGAAGCCTTCCTACCTGCCGAGGAGATTCCCGCTGACGAACTCGATCCATTAGACGATTACAGCCAGGGAGCTTGGTTACGCTTGGATCCGACGCCGA
The sequence above is drawn from the Pirellulaceae bacterium genome and encodes:
- the hemG gene encoding protoporphyrinogen oxidase; translation: MSSSSWRLYPRGTLSYHEEVNTQEAKKPAIAVIGGGMSGLAAAHRFAERKPDWSVTLFDGSDQLGGVLRTHFQEGYLLEQAADNFLRGPTAPWAENLCQRIGFSDQLISTNQKFRGAKVCWRGKLYPVPAGFQLMAPSRLTPLLTSGLLSPWGKLRLICEPLIREPRDAGEESLAEFATRRLGREAFQRLVEPLVAGIYTADPAQLSVQAALPQMVELVREHGSLYRGMQHRKKQSSQSSKTRGARYSLFVAPKRGMSSLVEAIESRLKQTSIRTHCAVKEITAADQDRWHVVTETTRELFDGVVAATPTRISAKIFKRTLPQLSQNLQAISSASSAVVCVAYRKQEIGRPLNAFGCVVPSQENRQILAISCPSLKFPGRAPEGLELFRVFVGGALQPELLEQSDEQLVTLVQQQLQELLKVKSPPLFQRVFRWREAMPQYVVGHRERIRCIDRSVPESGTLQLAGNGFTGVGIPQCVQQGETAAERLIQALSASCDLP
- the fhcD gene encoding formylmethanofuran--tetrahydromethanopterin N-formyltransferase, yielding MKLGETTIDDTFAEAFGMKYSRLIITAHDQHWLDAAMREFTGFSSSVIACDLETGVELQIPPDSTPDGRPGASVLCFGFSRDALAEAIPIRTGQCLMTCPSTAVFDGLANQEKRIPLGKHIRFFGDGFQKSKVVGSQRFWRIPVMDGEFLVQDQIGVAQGVAGGNIIIQATTQVAALESAARAVSAITGLAGTITPFPGGVARSGSKVGSKYKALKASTSDPYCPTLRGRVATKLFDGVNSALEIVIDGVDEAAVGEAMSVGMRAAAGDQIVAISAGNYGGQLGKHHFHLQKLCDSNNL
- a CDS encoding terpene cyclase/mutase family protein, with amino-acid sequence MASQFFRSEDGDSTLDPSAGDFNPPAAPLPVLDLNSSGPLPLNYLDREPRAKHMVRVASLNGIEIDSNSILCDCPDCGAPMAIRVWLMLADCWSCGISIELTELQRRLIEHRAPSRRPVLAAGGSTGSLDRPLRSRGPAKGNDRRTVSPGAGYESPHIRPAVKLAVPVQAATVLREPPRQPSRTVRASVVPARRRSLGTLLTDIPAWLVSLLLHLGLLTLLALLTMSEESSLKQILLSTAVSRDVREGGRVEVKPDVVPDYDLPVPEEDRPRNQRQKQALVLADQEARQIRLDANADDPYLAPLEKIRETIGSAKSQRTFAVRDPRVRVEMVKREGGTTLTEAAVARGLRWLSRHQSENGSWSLDRFAHCETCRGRCKGRGSIVSDSAATSLSLLPFLGAGQTHLTGIYRDQVARGLRWLIENQGANGDLRIDSQGTSGMYAHGQGAIVLCEAYAMTGDEMLRDPAQRAIDFIVEAQHPVGGWRYRPGEAGDTSVLGWQVMALQSARIAGLQVPEETLELAGQYLDTVRDRDGFSYSYQRKRSPDHVMTAEAILCRMYTGWTFDDPGMQAGVTNLVERFPPQRKKPNIYYWYYASQVMHHAGGVDWERWNRRLREILVQTQLKSGHEAGSWQPRGPHAQAGGRIYMTALAICTLEVYYRHAPIFRRLDLTVEADLE
- a CDS encoding MoxR family ATPase, which encodes MATDSASLIHDLGNNIAQVVLGKVEVIRLCLVALLSGEHVLLEDVPGVGKTLVAKALSKSVNGSFSRVQFTPDLLPSDIIGSSIYDANTGSFDFNAGPIFSNVVLADEINRTPPRTQSALLEAMSDGQASVDGTTHQLPEPFIVIATQNPFEFEGTYPLPESQLDRFLIRISMGYPDRDEERQVLLNHRDAEPVSLLKPVITSEQIVELQSAVRQITVEESIYDYLLDIVTATRECKELHVGVSTRGAICFYRASQALAKIDGRSYVTPDDIKHLAIPVLAHRVVRKGYSNGNQRAAVEKLIQRLVEDVRAPS
- a CDS encoding DUF58 domain-containing protein, whose product is MAKRIHISIPKETWVYLMILGVVIVGAIIREINLLIILSGLLFGPLCISWYLVRSTLKGIKIERKFPNSVFPGELLLVDVDLKNDKRRLDSWALIYGDGISHANPRREIPRKSVQCLVPYVKAKATERTTYRCRLWERGRYRLGPAALSTKMPLGLLRGDTTISRTDEFLVLPQIGRLTGQWKHLVQVDRPGQRSWHRRQGQIEGDFYGLRDWRSGDCRRWIHWRSSAKRNQPVVRQFEQLRTRDFIILLDLCFDEALDPAAKRTQSLAAERAISFAATVITEQVHQGSGQLTLGIASEQARMIRGPSSSALLNESLELLAEARATSTDCLNDLLSQVIGQLNRDDQVVLVSTRKTGFLDPTRIAGDQIDSEQRTRFAQSICIDTSDPSFSELFEIDALEELASSDK
- a CDS encoding DUF3488 and transglutaminase-like domain-containing protein; this translates as MEHTTPNPTADTSIKIESLLQITVLTLVVLSTLLLSMGQQKLIYAFAALAAAVISFTVTDMKGYLQLGSKAASVASLLACLLLLVQVVRNVEQSQLLNVANMLVCLQIILMFEKKNDRIYWSLLSLSLLQVIVAAALNLGLLFGILLGIYMLIAVAALTFFHVFRVTRPFTSTSREATHHVGDGMPAGGLIVTEEADAASRILNGSYVNRLVWMVCVTTLSTIVVFYAIPRFNNNPWESPTQDTSTVGFTNQVDLTDMSRILESPEQVMRVEFSTLGGEPYQIDTEPYLRGTVLSEYREDGGFWREFKTPQAIRSINNRDEPDMSQVVLQRITLQPGSHSVLFNVAPCYAAFADTPADLQLNEHTRQLTPSENDNSNKGTYRYTLSTTAFRNGWQKDLIPVLRPLAQAHGDQSREIYTREEWLQKSPQVTAIAEQVLVEQGLTETNSFFRAKSLEEHFQVSGQYSYSLDGSQERNPELDPIEDFVANHRTGHCEYFASALTLMLRSQRIPARIVVGYKGGDFNTLGNYYIVRQLHAHAWVEAFLPAEEIPADELDPLDDYSQGAWLRLDPTPMGIDQVADDRGLKIITTVKELLDYCQVLWDDYVLGLNSNRQRQAIYEPLTRNFRTLGQWLFDHEAWQARFQQIQVMLRSPQTWLLLSIVTFIIGSAYFGRNGLRRIARAIRPHLPQQGWVRRRRGQRLDLYDQMERMLARHGFRRTSKQTAYEFAEATGGQLAETPIVHLAGVPRRVTNAHYRVRFGKQRLGSDEYRELQLALGKLEKALYGY